A window of Stenotrophomonas indicatrix genomic DNA:
CCACCGCTTCGCGGTTGATCGCGGTCAGGCGGTCCAGGTGGGTATGCACGCCGCCCAGGGCCTGGGTGGCGATGTCCTCGAACTGCAGGGCGCGCACGGCTTCGGCCACGCTGCCATCGATCGAGCGCGCGCAGTCGGACACTTCGCGCATGCCGTCACCCAGCGAAGCGTTGATCTGGGCCACGTTGTCCAGCATCGCCGCCGCTTCCTGGCGCGCTTCACGGGAGCGGTCCATATCGCGCGAGGCCATGTGCGAAACCGTCTCGCGGACCTTGGCGATGGCATCCTTGGAGCTGTGTGCCAGCTTGCGGATCTGCTCGTTGAAGGTGGTCGAACGCTCGGACAGGTTGCGGACCTCGTCGGCAACCACGGCGAAACCGCGACCGGCTTCACCGGCACGCGCAGCTTCGATGGCAGCGTTCAGGGCCAGCAGGTTGGTCTGGTCGGCAATCGACTTGACGTCTTCCAGCAGCGCGAAGATGCCATCCAGGTGCTGCGCCATCTGGTCGATGTGCTGCACGGTGGTGCTGCTCTGGCCGCTGACCTGCTCCAGCGCTTCCACCAGCTGTTCCATGCGGTGGCTGGCGTGCTGGGCGAAACGGGCAACGTCGAGGCCGGCGCCGCCTTCGTCACCAGCGCGGTCGACGATGCGTGACAGGGCCTGGCTCTGCTGGCGCGACTTGCGGTTCATGGCATCGAAGCTGCCGCCGAGGCTGGAGACGGCCTGGCGGATCAGGTCGCGGGCGCGTTCCACTTCACCACGCGAACCGTCGATCTCGTTGCCGACGAAGTTGCGCAGTTCGGTCAGCAGCTGGTCCTGCTCACGCAGGACACGGGCATGTTCCGGGGAACGGTGCGCCTGGGCGCGGGCGGTCCACCACGCAAAGCCGAGCCAGCTCAGCGTCATCGTGGTCAGGATCGCCCAACGCAGGGCAACCGGCCATTCGAAACCGATGGCGAAGGGGAGCAGCAGGGTCAGAGCCAGGGGGGCGGCCAGACGGATGAAAATGCGTGAGTACATGGACGTTCTCGGGAGGTGCACGGAGGATGTATCGGCCGTACCCCCTTTCTCTTTAACGTCGATGTGCTCACTGAATGCGCCGGATTTCTGGCGCCGTCCGCCGGACATGGCCCGGCGCTGTCCTCGGGGCGCTCGGTCGCCAGCGCCGGGCCATGCCCGGCGGGCTCCCCGCCCTCAGGCCAGCTGCCGGTCCACGGCCTCGACCATCGCCTTGCGGCTGAGCAGGAAGTCCCAGTAACTGCCACCCAGCTGCCGCCACAGTACGGCGGCGCGCACGGCGGCCAGCAGCAGCGCACGGATCTCGGCCACCACGCCGGCCTGGCCCAGGTAATGCGGGTTGCCCTGCACCATGACCCGCGGCTTGAGGTGGCTGATGGTGTCTGCATACAGGCCGCCCAGCGCGGCCAGCACATCGGGGTGGCCGCTGTCACCCAGCTCGGTGGCCTGGCGCTGGGCGCGCTCGATACCCGAGGCGACCTTGTTCACGGTAGCGCCGTCCTGCACGAAGCGGCGCTCCAGCTGCAGTACCGACAGGGCCAGCTTGGGCAGGATCGGGTCCTGGCCCTGGCTGCGGAAATAATTGTGCAGCAGGCGCAGGCCGGATTTCAGGGCGTGCCGATCGCCAAAAACCGCCTGCGGCGAGGCCGCATCGATGCGGAACACGCTGTCCACGGCAGTGCGCACGGCAGCGGCGTCGGAGTGGCCGGTATCGGCGATACGGCGTACCTGCTGCAGGGCCTGGGCAATGCCGGCCAAAGCCAGAACGCGGTCGTCGACAGTGAAACTCATGCAGCGATTACCTCAAAAGGAGAAGGGGTGGTGCGCAGGCGCTGTTCCAGCGGCGCGTCGGTGGCGGCGATCACCGCGCCACCCAGGCAGACCTCACCGTCATACAGCACCAGGGATTGCCCGGGGGTGACTGCACGCTGCGGCCGGGCGAAGGTGACCTGCACGCTGCCGTCGTCCAGCACATCCACCGTGCACGGCTCATCGGGCTGGCGGTAGCGGGTCTGCGCGGTGCATTCAAAACGCCGTGCCGGTGGTGCGCCGGCAATCCAGTGCGCGGTCTCCGAGCGCAGCCTGTTGGACAGCATCCACGGGCTGTCACGGTCCTGGTCCACGTACAGCACGTTGCTGGCCACGTCCTTGCCGACCACATACCAGGGCGCGGCAGGGCGGCCGCGCACGCCGCCGATGTTCAGGCCTTCGCGCTGGCCCAGGGTGAAATAGAAGACGCCAGGATGTTCGGCGATCACGCTGCCATCGCTGGGATCGAGGATCTGCCCGGCCTTGGCCGGCAGGTAGCGCCCAAGGAACTCACGGAAATCGCGCTCGCCGATGAAGCAGATGCCGGTGGAATCCTTCTTGGCGTGGGTTGGCAGGCTGACGTCGCGGGCGATCCGGCGCAGGTCGCTCTTTTCCAGGTCACCAATCGGGAACAGGGTGGCCGCCAGCTGCTCCTGCCCCAGCTGGTGCAGGAAGTAGCTCTGGTCCTTGGAGCGGTCGGCGCCGCGCAGCAGCAGCCACTGATGGCCGCGCTGGGCAATGCGTGCGTAATGGCCGGTGGCGATCCGCTCGGCGCCCAGTTCGCGGGCCGCATCAAGGAAGTGCTTGAACTTCACTTCGCGGTTGCACAGCACGTCCGGGTTGGGCGTGCGGCCGGCGGCGTATTCGGCCAGGAAGTGCTCGAACACGCCCTGCCAGTATTCGTTGGAGAAATCGCGGAAATGGAACGGAATGCCCAGCAGTCCGCAGACCGCTACCGCGTCGCGGCGGTCGTCCTCGGCGCGGCAGTCACCGCTGCCGTCGTCGGCCCAGTTCTGCATGAACAGACCGGCCACGGCCTCGCCCTGCTGCACCAGGCGCCAGGCAGCCACGGAAGAATCCACGCCGCCAGACACGCCAACCATCACCCGAGGGCTGCTCATGCGACCTCCCGGACCAGTGCAAGCGGATAGCGCTGGCCGGCCAGGTAGTCGGCCAGCACCTGCCAGACCAGCGGGCTGCGCTGGCGTCCGGCGGCGGCCTGCAGTTCGGCCGGGGTCATCCACAGCGCCCGATCGATGCCGGCATCCAGCGGCCGCGCCGGGTCGTGCGAGACCGGGCGCGCGGCATAACAGAAGCGCAGGAACGGGGTTCCGTCACCGGCGGTCCACTGGTAGCAGCCGATGAAGGCGGTCAGTTCCACCGTCCAGCCGGTTTCCTCGACGGTCTCGCGCAGGGCAGCCTCGGCCAGGCTTTCACCCGGCTCAAGATGCCCGGCCGGCTGGTTCAGCACCTGCCGGCCCTCGATGGTTTCTTCCACCAGCAGCACCCTGCCGCCGTCGACACCACGGTGGCGACGGTTGCATGCGGTGCCCAGCGCGGGTCCGGCGAGGTGTTCAACTCAGAGATCGTCCTTCTTGGTCAGCTCCAGCTCCATCGCGTCGGCGGTGCGGATGGCCGCATCGATGGCGTCGCTGAGCTGGTCGGAGGTGGCGTCGGCATCGATCTTCACCACGAACATCGCAGTCGATTCCTGCTTCACCCAGCCGCCCATCTTGGCGTCCTGCGAATCTTCCAGCAGGCGGTTGGCCACGGCCACCGGGAACTGCTTGGTCTGCGAGGTGTAGCCCGGCGACCAGATCTCGCGGATGTTGTGGGTACCGAAGTCTTCCACCGACGAGCGCACATAGACGATCTGGGTGCGATCGCCTTCGACATCGAACACCATCTGGTAATCGCCGTCTTCATCGACCTCGTAGGTGTAACCCAGCTTTTCCAGGTGACGGGCAACGGCCTTGTCGGCCTTCGTGCTGTCAGTGGTGGTCGCAGCGCCAGCGGTGCCCGCGGCAGCCAGGGCGATCAGCAGGGCGGAGAGAAGGGTCCTTTTCATGAAGATCCTGTGAAACCAAGTGTGTGGGAAGGTGCAATTGTGACGGCGGGCGCCCGTGCCGTCCATTCCACGCGGGGCCTACGCAAGGCCGTCGCACCCCTTATAATCGGCAGATGCCTCGCGAGTCCGCCCCCGATTCCCACCACGAGCACGGCGTTGCCGTGGAGCCCGCGCGCCCGGAAGTGGCGCCGCCGCCGTTCTACCAGGTCATGCTGCTCAACGACGACTACTCCCCGATGGATTTCGTCGTGGACGTCCTGCAGCAGTTCTTCAACATGGACCTGGACAAGGCCACCCAGGTGATGCTGCACGTCCACACCCGTGGCCGTGGCGTCTGCGGTGTGTTCACCCGCGAA
This region includes:
- the hflD gene encoding high frequency lysogenization protein HflD — its product is MSFTVDDRVLALAGIAQALQQVRRIADTGHSDAAAVRTAVDSVFRIDAASPQAVFGDRHALKSGLRLLHNYFRSQGQDPILPKLALSVLQLERRFVQDGATVNKVASGIERAQRQATELGDSGHPDVLAALGGLYADTISHLKPRVMVQGNPHYLGQAGVVAEIRALLLAAVRAAVLWRQLGGSYWDFLLSRKAMVEAVDRQLA
- the mnmA gene encoding tRNA 2-thiouridine(34) synthase MnmA — translated: MSSPRVMVGVSGGVDSSVAAWRLVQQGEAVAGLFMQNWADDGSGDCRAEDDRRDAVAVCGLLGIPFHFRDFSNEYWQGVFEHFLAEYAAGRTPNPDVLCNREVKFKHFLDAARELGAERIATGHYARIAQRGHQWLLLRGADRSKDQSYFLHQLGQEQLAATLFPIGDLEKSDLRRIARDVSLPTHAKKDSTGICFIGERDFREFLGRYLPAKAGQILDPSDGSVIAEHPGVFYFTLGQREGLNIGGVRGRPAAPWYVVGKDVASNVLYVDQDRDSPWMLSNRLRSETAHWIAGAPPARRFECTAQTRYRQPDEPCTVDVLDDGSVQVTFARPQRAVTPGQSLVLYDGEVCLGGAVIAATDAPLEQRLRTTPSPFEVIAA
- the clpS gene encoding ATP-dependent Clp protease adapter ClpS; this encodes MPRESAPDSHHEHGVAVEPARPEVAPPPFYQVMLLNDDYSPMDFVVDVLQQFFNMDLDKATQVMLHVHTRGRGVCGVFTREVAETKVAQVNEYARMNQHPLLCTMEKA
- a CDS encoding methyl-accepting chemotaxis protein, which encodes MYSRIFIRLAAPLALTLLLPFAIGFEWPVALRWAILTTMTLSWLGFAWWTARAQAHRSPEHARVLREQDQLLTELRNFVGNEIDGSRGEVERARDLIRQAVSSLGGSFDAMNRKSRQQSQALSRIVDRAGDEGGAGLDVARFAQHASHRMEQLVEALEQVSGQSSTTVQHIDQMAQHLDGIFALLEDVKSIADQTNLLALNAAIEAARAGEAGRGFAVVADEVRNLSERSTTFNEQIRKLAHSSKDAIAKVRETVSHMASRDMDRSREARQEAAAMLDNVAQINASLGDGMREVSDCARSIDGSVAEAVRALQFEDIATQALGGVHTHLDRLTAINREAVALQELLHRNGGVFDEEIASALQRTGNRLRELRSEWERPPHKPVAQQSMGAGTVELF